The Xiphophorus maculatus strain JP 163 A chromosome 23, X_maculatus-5.0-male, whole genome shotgun sequence genome contains a region encoding:
- the LOC102222962 gene encoding leucine-rich repeat neuronal protein 4-like codes for MGSLCGNLAVLLLFLSPLMHSHLFARASTSSPPTTRKKIIIMKDVPLVNTSTDYDDYSIIPEVVPSVKHPRLHNEPGTTACNYNSCLENQEPCEMIKAREGCLCPGRSGEDKLPHAPRIKALQPITTGENAGKVEVQWCAPDSDVSSYKVIVEGSGSDLEFGNGARRGMVGYLEVGTKVCVEAINKAGHSSYSDFSCKRYERPESLELKLLAGVIGGGIVLILLLIIVAVVLCRRKLCQKAQRESVSGLGNPSYKSERAS; via the coding sequence ATGGGATCACTTTGTGGAAACCTGGCTGtacttctcctcttcctctcaccTCTAATGCACTCCCACCTCTTCGCTCGTGCTTCTACATCTTCCCCGCCCACCACTCGCAAGAAGATCATAATCATGAAAGACGTTCCCTTAGTTAACACCAGCACTGATTATGATGACTACAGTATTATTCCTGAAGTGGTGCCCTCTGTTAAACATCCCCGTTTGCACAATGAACCTGGGACTACAGCCTGTAACTACAATTCCTGCCTGGAAAATCAGGAGCCCTGTGAAATGATCAAAGCTAGAGAAGGGTGTCTCTGCCCTGGGAGGAGTGGTGAGGACAAGCTTCCTCATGCTCCACGTATCAAAGCACTGCAGCCAATCACCACAGGGGAAAACGCAGGGAAGGTAGAAGTGCAGTGGTGCGCTCCTGACTCAGATGTTTCCTCCTATAAGGTGATTGTAGAGGGAAGTGGCAGCGATTTGGAGTTTGGGAATGGTGCCCGACGAGGCATGGTGGGATATCTGGAGGTGGGGACAAAGGTTTGCGTGGAAGCAATAAACAAAGCAGGACACAGCAGTTACTCTGACTTCTCCTGTAAGCGGTACGAACGTCCTGAATCTTTGGAGCTCAAACTGCTGGCTGGGGTCATAGGAGGAGGAATCGTCTTAATTCTGCTTCTTATTATAGTAGCTGTGGTCCTCTGTAGGAGAAAACTGTGTCAGAAAGCACAGAGGGAATCAGTCAGTGGACTGGGAAACCCCTCTTACAAATCAGAAAGAGCATCATGA